TGTTATTGAAACAGCCAGTGTTATTCTACAAGTCACTTCATTTAAATTACGCGGTAAGCGAATTTTTAAAATGTCACCGATTCATCACCACTTTGAAATGAGCGGGTGGTCAGAAACCAAGGTTGTCACAGTCTTTTGGCTAGTTGGACTTTTAGCAGCCATTATTTATTTTCTTATATAAGATATCCATGATGCTTAGGAGAGGAAACAAGCATGTTAGAGACAATCAATTTAAGTAATCAAAAAGTATTAGTGTTAGGCTATGCTTTAACGGGTAAAAGTGTCACGCAATTTCTTTTAGAACAAGGAGCAATCGTTACCGTTAATGACCGAGGGGATCTATCTCAAGACCCGTCGGTTCCTTTGTTTATCGAACAAGGAGCAACGTTTGTCACAGGAAGTCATCCTATCGATTTATTGGATGAAAATTTTTCATTTATCGTTAAAAACCCTGGTATCCCTTATACCATCCCAATTATCGAAGAAGCGCTAAGACGGAAAATTCAGGTTATTACAGATGTTGAGTTAGCCTATTGGTTTAGTGAAGCGCCTTTTATTGCGATAACTGGGAGTAACGGTAAGACGACAACCACCCGTTTAATCTATGAAATCTTGCATAATTATCAACCCAAACAAACTTATTTAGCGGGTAATATAGGTATTGCTACCCTTGATGTTGTTAAAAAGGCGACGTATCAAGATGATATTGTGATTGAAATGTCTAGTTTTCAATTGAATGGGACCGAAAAATTTAAACCCGCGATTGCCGTCCTGACTAATATTTACGATGCCCACATCGATTATCATGGGACAAAAGAGGCTTATGTCGATGCTAAAATGCGTATTATTAGACAGTTAACGAATAATGACTGGATTGTGTACAATGCCAATCAACCTATATTGGTTGATTTAATTGCATCTAATGTGGCTAAAAAAGTGCCTTTTGCTGTGGATAATATTAATGAAGCGATTAAAAAGCATGGTGCCTACCTTGAAGATAAGGCATTATACTATCAAGCAGAAAAGATTATCGATATTGAAGATATTCAAATACCAGGTAAACATAATTTAGAAAATATCCTCGCAGCGATAGCCGTCGCCAAACTTAAAGAGGTTCCTAATGATATTATTATAAAAACCATTAAAACCTATCAAGGTATGGCACATCGTATTCAACCGATTGCTGCGAGCCAAGAACGTGTGTTCTATAATGACTCGAAAGCAACCAATATTACCGCGACAATCACAGCCTTAAACAGCTTCACTAATCCGATTGTATATATCGGGGGTGGTTTAGATCGTGGGAATACCTTTGATGATTTAATTCCTTTTGCTAAATTGGTTAAAGCCGCCTTTTTATATGGAGAGACAAAATTCAAAATGAGAGACAGTTTTGAAAAAGCCGGTATCGCAACGATTGAGCTGTTTGATGATTTAAAAGCCGCTACCAAAGCTGCCTACCTAGCAGCTCAAGCTGGAGATAAAGTTTTATTTTCACCGGCGTGTGCTAGCTGGGATCAATTTGATAATTTTGAGCAACGAGGGGATGTCTTTGTCGAAACCGTTGAAGAACTTCTCAATCAAATCCCTTATGAAACTTTAGGAGCGTGATTTAGATGACGCAGTTAAAACGTATTGTCGTTTCTGGAGGGGGGACAGGAGGTCATATTTATCCTGCCCTTGCTTTAATTAAAGCCCTCCTAAATAAATACCCCGACCTAGATGTCTTGTATGTTGGAACCGAAACAGGTTTAGAAGCGTCAATTGTACCTAAAGCGGGGATTGCTTTTGATAGTATTAAAATTCAAGGCATTAAACGGAATTTATCACTTGAGAACCTAAAAGTTGGTTGGTACATGTTAACTAGTACTCGACGGGCGAAAAAGATTCTTGAGCAATTTAAACCAGATGTGGTGATTGGTACGGGTGGCTATGTGTGTGCCCCTGTCTTATTAGCAGCTTCTAATCTAGGGATACCAACGATTATTCATGAACAAAACAGCGTGGCTGGCTTAACAAATAAATTTTTAGCCCGACATGTGGATATCATCGCAACTTGTTTCAAAGAGGTTGAACAGGATTTTGCTAAATACCCAACGAAAATCCGCTATACAGGTAACCCGCGTGCTCAAGAAGTTGTCCAAATCGAAGTAGACAAAGAGGCTATTTATCATCAATATGATTTAGATCCTACTTTACCTACCGTTTTAATTTTCGGCGGGAGCCGTGGTGCACCGGCTATCAATCAAGCGGGCTTAGCCGCTTTACCTATGTTTGAGAATAAAAAGTATCAGGTTATTATGGCAACTGGCCAAAGTCATTACGATGATTTTGTTAAAGAACAACCTCATCGCTTTAGCAATTTAACTCAAAATATTAAAGTAGTCCCTTATATTGAAAATATGCCTGAATTATTAAATGTTTTAGACTTGGTTGTTTGTCGAAGCGGAGCAACTACTTTAACGGAATTAACCGCTTTGGGAATCCCAAGTATCTTAATTCCTAGTCCTTATGTTACTGATAATCATCAGGAAAAAAATGCTTTAGCTTTAGTCAATCATCAAGCCGCAATTATGATAAAAGAAGAAGATTTAACGGGCGAAAAGTTATATAATCAAATAGATGGGTTAATTAACAATCCATCTCAGATTGAACACATGGCTCAAAGAGCTCGCCAATTAGGAATGCCTAATGCAGCGGACTTATTAATTAAGGAAATTGAAAACTTAATGTAGTTTTAGACATTTCATCGTGGATTGGAGGTGATGACATGCCAAACTATCGGATCGATTCTGAAAACAGTAATCATCAAGAAGCTGATGAGGATCTACTTGAGTACGAAGAAGACTATCGTTATAGTGGAAATTATCGTATAGATGATGAAACATCAAAGCAAGTAAGTCGTAGACAACAAAGAGAACAAAGTAAGCCGTTCAACCACCATCGTCCCCGTAAACAAGCTAATATTTATCAATATAGCGATTATTATCAATGGGATGATCATTCACCAAACAGAACGCAAAATAAGGTTGATAGACCTGTCAGAAGTACTAATACTTACGCTGATTATCCGAGCCCTTATGAAAATCAACCTTTAATGAAATGGTATCATCGTCTGCAATATCGTTTGTTAATGCAGAGTGAAAGTCAAAATAGTCAATTACCTAGAGGAAGATTGAAACTTTTGTCCATTGTTGTTATTATTTATTTAGTTATGTTAGTTACTGCTTGGCAATTAATGCCATTTAATAAAGTGAATCAATTAGTTGTGTCTGGTAACCAATTAGTTGATGCTAATCAATTAGCTATGTCAACCGGGATTCGTGATTACGATTTGGTTGATGAAGTTATCTCTAGACGTCAAACGATTGAAACCAACATGATTGAAAATTTTCCAGTTGTGGAAAGTATTGTTTTTAAACGTGATAATTGGGATCAATTAGAAATTGTCGTTAATGAGCATCATGTCGTAGCCACCATGGGTGAAGGAGATACACAACAGTTTATTTTAGAAAATGGTGAAAGTATTTACGCCGCTAGTGGTTCTAATCTTGCTTCAATCAATGCTAATCAATTGCCAAGGTTAATCAATTTTTCCGATGATCAGCAAATTACAGATTTAAGTAAAATTTTAAGACAAATTGAACCAGAAATTTTAGCCATGATATCAACGATAACGCCATCTACTGATGCAAATAAGCCCAATGGGATTGAAGTTGTGATGAAAGATGGTAATTTAGTCAAAGCAATTATCGTTACTTTTGCTCAAAAAATGAATCACTATCCAGAGATGCTTAATCAAATTGGAAACACATCAGGTATCATCAATTTAGAAGTAGGTGCTTATTTTGTCCCTACAGCTGCAAACGCGAATAGTATAAAACTAGATAGCCAATAAGAAATTGAGCAAATTAATAAATGATTACACTTTGCATTTTTTCTTCATAAAAAGCCTAGTTTGTGATAATATTGTAGGAAAGTATAATTTAGATATAAGTCATCGCATTATATTTTTCTGAACGAAGAAGGGAGCTAATTCCTGAATGAGAAAACCAGAAATATTTGTTAGTTTAGATATAGGTACGACTTCTATAAAGGTGGTTGTAGCGGAGTATATTAACGGACAAATCAATATCATCGGTGTTGGGAATGAAAAATCACGGGGGCTTAGCCGAGGCGTTATTGTTGATATTGACGAAACAGTCTATTCAATTCAACAAGCCATTGCTCAAGCTGAACGTAAAGCAAGTGTGAAAATTAATGAGGTAGCAGTTGGCATACCTAGTAATAAATTAATGATTGAAGAATGTCATGGAATGATTGCTGTTTCAAGTGAGAATCGTGAAATAACAGCTCGCGATGTTGATAATGTCATTTCTGCAGCTAAAGTGCGTTCAATTCCTCCTGAACGTGAAATCGTTGCTATCATACCGGAAGAATTTATTGTGGATGGTTTTAACGGTATACGTGATCCCCGTGGAATGATTGGGGTTCGACTAGAACTATATGCACAATTGTATACGGGTCCTAAAACAATCATTCATAATATTAGACGTTGTGTGGAGAAAGCGGGTCTAAGAATTAATGAACTTGTGTTACAACCGCAAGCAATCGCATCGGTAGCTTTATCACAAGATGAACGGACATTTGGTACGGTGATTATCGATATGGGTGGCGGCCAAACAAGCGCATCCGTTATTTATGATAACCAGTTAAAATATTCCTATGTTGATCAAGAAGGTGGTGACTTTGTCACAAAAGACATTTCACTTATCTTGAATACTTCATTGGATAGTGCGGAACGGATTAAGAGAGAGTATGGCTATGCTATTTCGTCTGAAACTTCGGAAGATGAATATTTTCCAGTTGAGACGGTTGGACGTAAAGATCCCGTTCGTGTGGATGAAAAATATTTATCTGAAATTATTGAAGCACGCTTAGTCCAAATATTTGAAAATGTTTATGATGATTTACAAGCTGTGGATGCTTTAGACTTACCAGGTGGGTTTGTTTTAACTGGTGGAGCAGCTTCTTTACCAGGCGTACTTGAGTTGAGTCAGAGGTTCTTTGGTGAAAAAGTACGTATTTATATCCCATCACAAATGGGAATGCGTAACCCAATCTTTACCACGAGTATGGGAATGATTGATTATGTCGCTAACTTAGATGAAATTCATCGTATTGCTCAAGGAACTTATCGTCGAATTGAACCCTCACCAAGTCGTCAAACAAGTGGACAAGCAACGACGAGTCGTTCGCCTGAATCATCCCGTCCGCGTCAATCACAAGCTTCAAGTTATCAAAGACAACCACAACAACCAACCACGTCAGCTCGCGAAACTGAGCAACGATACAACGATTACCAACAAGAACAATCAAATCAAGCAAACAGTGATTATGATGAAGCAATGTATTATGAAGAAACTGATTATAACGCAAATAATGATTCACCATCAAATGATGAGAATTCGTCTAGCGTAACATCAAAAGTTCGATCTTTTTTTAATACATTTTTCGATTAACTAAAGTAAATAACAGGAGGAGAACACATCGATGGAATTATCATTTGATGCAAATATGAATCAGGAAGGCGCAGTTATCAAAGTTATTGGTGTTGGTGGTGCCGGTGGCAATGCCGTAAACAGAATGATTACGGATGAAGTTCAAGGGGTTGAATTTATTGTTGCTAATACCGATACACAAGCACTCAAAGGGTCAAAAGCAGAAATAAAAATACAATTAGGACCTAAAGTTACGAAAGGTCTAGGTGCAGGTTCACTTCCTGAAATTGGTGTCAAAGCTGCTGAAGAAAGTGAAGAACAAATACGTGCTGTGTTAGAAGGTGCGGACTTAGTATTCGTTACAGCCGGTATGGGCGGTGGTACGGGAACGGGAGCAGCTCCGATTGTTGCCCGTATTGCTAAAGATTTAGGCGCTTTAACCGTTGGCGTTGTGACACGTCCGTTTACCTTTGAAGGACCAAAACGGGGACGTTATGCTGCTGAAGGGTTGAAGAATTTAAAAGAAAATGTTGATACACTGGTGGTTATTTCTAATAATCGCTTATTAGAAATCGTTGATCGTAAGACGCCGATGTTAGAAGCTTTTAGTGAAGCTGACAATGTGTTACGTCAAGGGGTACAAGGTATTTCTGATTTGATTACAGCTCCAGGATATGTAAACTTGGACTTTGCCGACGTTAAGACGGTTATGAAAGATCAAGGAATGGCCTTAATGGGTATTGGTGTGGCTTCTGGTGAAAATCGTACCGCTGAAGCGACTAAAAAAGCTATTTCTTCGCCATTACTTGAAGTGTCAATTGATGGGGCAGAGCAAATTTTACTTAATATTTCTGGTGGAGCTGATTTAAGTTTATATGAAGCACAAGATGCCAGTGAAATCATTGCAGCAGCTTCAACTAGCGATGTTAATATTATTCTAGGTACGTCTATTAACGATAGTTTAGGGGATGAAGTGGTCGTAACAGTTATTGCAACAGGTATCGAAAACGAAAAATCTGAACGCAATAAACCCCAAGCCCGCCAACAAAGAAGTTCCTTTACCAATCAATCAAATACAAACCAAGCTTCAAATGAAACGAGTCGTCATGAACAGTCACAACCTACTTCAAGAAAGAAAGCCGAAGAAACGGAACGTGATTTATTTAGTGACTGGGATATTAAACGGGAACAAAACACGCGTGATGTTTCTGTCGGAGGCAATGATTCGGTCCCTCAAAGAACCTTTGAACGTCCAGCTGATGAAAGTACTAAACGAAATATTGAGGCTTCCTCTGATGAAGACGAATTGGATACCCCCCCATTCTTTAGAAAACGTCATCGTAATTAATTAAATTAAGCCTTCATTGTGAGGAAACACAGATTGTGTTTCCTCTTTTTGCAATTTTGTAGTAGAATAAAGAAGATTAGAATGAGAAGAGGAGAAAAACATGCAAGGGATTCTTAGTCTGCTTTTACGACTATTAGATTTATATCAGCTAGTTTTGGCGGTTTATGCATTGTTAAGTTGGTTCCCAGGTGGACGCCAAAGTAAACTTGGACAAATCATCACAAAGCTGAGCCAACCTTATATAGATATCTTTGATCGCTATATTCCACCCATTGGTGGCGTAAGTTTCAATGTTATTTTTGCCATTTTAGGAATTCAATTAGTTCAACGTGGACTAATTATGATATTTAGTATATTTTAGTGAGGGGTTATTATGAATGAGACTGTTTATCAACATTATCGTAAAGAAGAAGCAGCCTTCATTGATCAAGTTTATAGTTGGATGCAACAAGTAGAAAATCGTTATACACCTTATGTTAGTAATTTTTTAACACCAAGAGAAGCGATGATTGTCACGCAACTCGTCAATACCAATGAGGATATATTGTTGGCTTTTGATGGTGGCTATGAAAACGCTGAAAGACAACGTGCTTGTTTATATCCAAATTATTTTGAACCAAGTGCGGATGATTTTAAAGTAGCAGCGTTAAATTTAAATTTTCCCGTAAAATTTGCGAATATTACACATGGGAAGATTTTAGGGACTCTTTTATCAACAGGCGTTGAAAGAGGTCGTATTGGTGATATAATTACGGATGGTGAACGATGGCATATACTCGTTGATCAAACAATGGAAGATTTTTTCATCCAACAAGTGAATAAAATTGGCAATGTTGGTGTGAAACTTGAGCCCATAGATAAAAATCAATTATTGACACCCATTGAAACATGGCAAACAATTACGATTATTTCTAGTTCACTTCGACTGGATGCACTCATTTCTAAAGTTTACAATTTTTCAAGACAAAGGGCTAAAGATTCGATTGCGGCTGGCTTAGTCAAAGTGAACTTTGTTGAAATGGACCGCGGCGATGCCCTCGTGGGTGTCCAAGATATTATTTCAGTTAGAAAATTTGGGCGTTTTTGGATCCAAAGTGTTGAAGGATTGACTAAGAAAGATAATTATCGTTTGCTTGTAAATGTCTTAGAAATTTAATAACTAAGTTGCTTAAAAATGTTATAATAGAAACGAAGGTATTTTTGAGAAAGGTTGTGTTTAAATGGCACTGACTCCCAATGAAATTTTACATAAAGAGTTTGATACAAAATTTAGAGGTTTTGATCAAGAGCAAGTTAATGACTTTTTAGATTTAGTTGTGGCTGAATTTGAAAAATTAATTAAAGAGAATAATCAATATGAACAAAAATTAGAATCACTTCAAGAAAAAGTTGATTATTTTAATCAACTCCAAGACTCATTAAATAATTCAATCGTGGTTGCCAATGAAGCGGCTGAACGTTTGAAACAAAATGCGCGCAAAGAAGCCGAATTAATTCTATTTGAAGCAGAGCGTGAAGCGGATCGGTTGATGGAAAAAGCCAACAATCATTCGGCAGATGTTATTTCGGGAACGGAAGAATTAAGACAATACGCGATTGACTATCGTCATAAACTTCAATCGATGTTAAATGATTATCAAGACCATGTGAATGACGAAAAGTATAGCAGTCTATTCCAAGAAAATCCTCACTTAGAGAAAATAGAAGCCTCACTTGATTACCGGGTGACGAATGAAAAAGTTGCTCAACGATTAGATGAGTTAGAACAATCTTCAAATGAGGAATTGGTTGATAATACGCCAAGTTCAGCCATTAATGCCGAGGATTTTGACGCACCAGAAGATTTGGATGCTTTAATTACAGAAGAAACACTGGTTGAAGAAATACCTATGGAAGAAGGACCGACGAGAACACGCACAAGCATGGCCTTAAGCCGTGAAGAATTGAGTGAACTCGTTGATGATGAAGACAGTGACATTGAATCATTGTTAGCTGATTTAGATTTAGAAAACGAAGCGAATAATCGCAAAGCCGTTCAAGAATTAGAAACAGAAAATGATTTAAGAGGCGAAAGTATTCTAGGTCAAACCATAAGAATTGATTTGTCAAGAGACGATCGTTAAAACGAAATACGGTTAATATATTATATTCTAGCGAGTTAAGGTTGGTGTGAGCTTAACATTCCCTAATATATTAATTATCCTTCGTTAAAAAGTTTTAGTGAACATGAAAGTAACTAAACCGCACTAATTGCGTTATCATTATTTAAGTGGGTATTTGTTAATAAATACCAATCTGGGTGGTACCGCGTGCAAACGTCCCTTTCATAATAATGATAGGGGCTTTTTTTGAGTTTAAATTAAAAGGAGTCTTTACTAAATGAAATTGAAAGATACATTAAACCTTGGCAAAACAAATTTTGATATGCGAGCCAACTTACCTAAAAAAGAAGTTGCTTTTCAAGAACAATGGGAAAAAGAAAATTTATATCAGCAGATCCAAAAGAAAAATGTGGGTAGACCGGCTTATATCTTACATGATGGCCCTCCGTACGCTAATGGTTCATTACATATGGGGCATGCGCTAAATAAAATTACGAAAGACTTTATTGTCCGCTATAAATCTATGTCAGGTTTTCGCTCGCCCTATGTTCCAGGCTGGGATACGCATGGGTTGCCAATTGAATCGGCTTTAATTAAACAAGAAGGCATTGATCGAAAATCTTTAACTACCGCAGAATTTCGTGATTTATGTAAACAATATGCTTTGAAACAAGTCGATAATCAACGCGTAACATTTAAACGCTTGGGTGTTACGGGGGAATGGGACAATCCTTATTTAACCTTAAAACCTTCTTACGAAGCAGCTCAACTGCGTGTTTTTGGAAAAATGGCTGACAAGGGATACATATATAAAGGGTTAAAACCTATCTATTGGTCACCATCAAGCGAATCATCATTGGCAGAAGCCGAAGTTGAATATAAAGATATCACTTCACCTTCAATTTATGTCGCCTTTAAAATAAGCAACGGTAAAGGTGTTGTACCAGAAACAGCGGAATTTGTCATCTGGACAACGACACCTTGGACATTGCCTGCCAACTTAGGGATAACCGCTAGTGCTGATGCTGTATATGTTTTGGTTGAAGTTGGAGACCGCCAATTCATTGTGGCTAAAGAATTATTATCTTCAGTTGCCCAGGCCTGTAATTGGCAAGACTACACAATTGTGGATGAATATAAAGGGGCATCGTTTGATGGTATCCTTGCACAACATCCATTTTATGACCGGACGTCCTTATTAATGTTAGGGGACCATGTTACTTTAGATGCAGGTACGGGCTTAGTCCACACGGCACCTGGACATGGGGAAGATGACTACCATATGGCGCTAGAACATAATCTACCTATCTTATCACCCATTGATAACCGTGGCCATTTTACTGACGAAGCCCCAGGCTTTGAAGGCATGTTCTATTTAAAAGGCAATAAAGTCGTAATGGAAATGTTAGAAGAGAATGGCCAATTGTTAGGTCGTTCCACGATCGTCCACTCCTATCCCCATGACTGGCGAACAAAACAACCC
This window of the Fundicoccus culcitae genome carries:
- a CDS encoding DivIVA domain-containing protein is translated as MALTPNEILHKEFDTKFRGFDQEQVNDFLDLVVAEFEKLIKENNQYEQKLESLQEKVDYFNQLQDSLNNSIVVANEAAERLKQNARKEAELILFEAEREADRLMEKANNHSADVISGTEELRQYAIDYRHKLQSMLNDYQDHVNDEKYSSLFQENPHLEKIEASLDYRVTNEKVAQRLDELEQSSNEELVDNTPSSAINAEDFDAPEDLDALITEETLVEEIPMEEGPTRTRTSMALSREELSELVDDEDSDIESLLADLDLENEANNRKAVQELETENDLRGESILGQTIRIDLSRDDR
- a CDS encoding YggT family protein, which produces MQGILSLLLRLLDLYQLVLAVYALLSWFPGGRQSKLGQIITKLSQPYIDIFDRYIPPIGGVSFNVIFAILGIQLVQRGLIMIFSIF
- a CDS encoding cell division protein FtsQ/DivIB; translated protein: MPNYRIDSENSNHQEADEDLLEYEEDYRYSGNYRIDDETSKQVSRRQQREQSKPFNHHRPRKQANIYQYSDYYQWDDHSPNRTQNKVDRPVRSTNTYADYPSPYENQPLMKWYHRLQYRLLMQSESQNSQLPRGRLKLLSIVVIIYLVMLVTAWQLMPFNKVNQLVVSGNQLVDANQLAMSTGIRDYDLVDEVISRRQTIETNMIENFPVVESIVFKRDNWDQLEIVVNEHHVVATMGEGDTQQFILENGESIYAASGSNLASINANQLPRLINFSDDQQITDLSKILRQIEPEILAMISTITPSTDANKPNGIEVVMKDGNLVKAIIVTFAQKMNHYPEMLNQIGNTSGIINLEVGAYFVPTAANANSIKLDSQ
- the ftsA gene encoding cell division protein FtsA, whose product is MRKPEIFVSLDIGTTSIKVVVAEYINGQINIIGVGNEKSRGLSRGVIVDIDETVYSIQQAIAQAERKASVKINEVAVGIPSNKLMIEECHGMIAVSSENREITARDVDNVISAAKVRSIPPEREIVAIIPEEFIVDGFNGIRDPRGMIGVRLELYAQLYTGPKTIIHNIRRCVEKAGLRINELVLQPQAIASVALSQDERTFGTVIIDMGGGQTSASVIYDNQLKYSYVDQEGGDFVTKDISLILNTSLDSAERIKREYGYAISSETSEDEYFPVETVGRKDPVRVDEKYLSEIIEARLVQIFENVYDDLQAVDALDLPGGFVLTGGAASLPGVLELSQRFFGEKVRIYIPSQMGMRNPIFTTSMGMIDYVANLDEIHRIAQGTYRRIEPSPSRQTSGQATTSRSPESSRPRQSQASSYQRQPQQPTTSARETEQRYNDYQQEQSNQANSDYDEAMYYEETDYNANNDSPSNDENSSSVTSKVRSFFNTFFD
- a CDS encoding YlmH family RNA-binding protein produces the protein MNETVYQHYRKEEAAFIDQVYSWMQQVENRYTPYVSNFLTPREAMIVTQLVNTNEDILLAFDGGYENAERQRACLYPNYFEPSADDFKVAALNLNFPVKFANITHGKILGTLLSTGVERGRIGDIITDGERWHILVDQTMEDFFIQQVNKIGNVGVKLEPIDKNQLLTPIETWQTITIISSSLRLDALISKVYNFSRQRAKDSIAAGLVKVNFVEMDRGDALVGVQDIISVRKFGRFWIQSVEGLTKKDNYRLLVNVLEI
- the murD gene encoding UDP-N-acetylmuramoyl-L-alanine--D-glutamate ligase — its product is MLETINLSNQKVLVLGYALTGKSVTQFLLEQGAIVTVNDRGDLSQDPSVPLFIEQGATFVTGSHPIDLLDENFSFIVKNPGIPYTIPIIEEALRRKIQVITDVELAYWFSEAPFIAITGSNGKTTTTRLIYEILHNYQPKQTYLAGNIGIATLDVVKKATYQDDIVIEMSSFQLNGTEKFKPAIAVLTNIYDAHIDYHGTKEAYVDAKMRIIRQLTNNDWIVYNANQPILVDLIASNVAKKVPFAVDNINEAIKKHGAYLEDKALYYQAEKIIDIEDIQIPGKHNLENILAAIAVAKLKEVPNDIIIKTIKTYQGMAHRIQPIAASQERVFYNDSKATNITATITALNSFTNPIVYIGGGLDRGNTFDDLIPFAKLVKAAFLYGETKFKMRDSFEKAGIATIELFDDLKAATKAAYLAAQAGDKVLFSPACASWDQFDNFEQRGDVFVETVEELLNQIPYETLGA
- the murG gene encoding undecaprenyldiphospho-muramoylpentapeptide beta-N-acetylglucosaminyltransferase, coding for MTQLKRIVVSGGGTGGHIYPALALIKALLNKYPDLDVLYVGTETGLEASIVPKAGIAFDSIKIQGIKRNLSLENLKVGWYMLTSTRRAKKILEQFKPDVVIGTGGYVCAPVLLAASNLGIPTIIHEQNSVAGLTNKFLARHVDIIATCFKEVEQDFAKYPTKIRYTGNPRAQEVVQIEVDKEAIYHQYDLDPTLPTVLIFGGSRGAPAINQAGLAALPMFENKKYQVIMATGQSHYDDFVKEQPHRFSNLTQNIKVVPYIENMPELLNVLDLVVCRSGATTLTELTALGIPSILIPSPYVTDNHQEKNALALVNHQAAIMIKEEDLTGEKLYNQIDGLINNPSQIEHMAQRARQLGMPNAADLLIKEIENLM
- the ftsZ gene encoding cell division protein FtsZ, giving the protein MELSFDANMNQEGAVIKVIGVGGAGGNAVNRMITDEVQGVEFIVANTDTQALKGSKAEIKIQLGPKVTKGLGAGSLPEIGVKAAEESEEQIRAVLEGADLVFVTAGMGGGTGTGAAPIVARIAKDLGALTVGVVTRPFTFEGPKRGRYAAEGLKNLKENVDTLVVISNNRLLEIVDRKTPMLEAFSEADNVLRQGVQGISDLITAPGYVNLDFADVKTVMKDQGMALMGIGVASGENRTAEATKKAISSPLLEVSIDGAEQILLNISGGADLSLYEAQDASEIIAAASTSDVNIILGTSINDSLGDEVVVTVIATGIENEKSERNKPQARQQRSSFTNQSNTNQASNETSRHEQSQPTSRKKAEETERDLFSDWDIKREQNTRDVSVGGNDSVPQRTFERPADESTKRNIEASSDEDELDTPPFFRKRHRN